A single window of Halobacillus naozhouensis DNA harbors:
- a CDS encoding D-alanyl-D-alanine carboxypeptidase family protein: MKRLLSLLIAITVLGVMYTPTYAKAEETAEELVNSAPSAILMEKNSGMTLYEKQADKKLPPASMTKIMTLLLIMEELEKSNISLDEKVRVSENAASMGGSQIFLEAGEEMTVKDLIKGIAIASGNDASVAMAERIAGSEKAFVKLMNEKAKSLGLKNTHFENPTGLPAKGHYSTARDMAVMARELLLHEDITEYTSTYEDYLRKGQENEFWLVNTNKLIKSYPGVDGLKTGYTDKAKYCLTASAKKGDLHMIAVVMGAETPKKRNADVTSMLDYGFSQYEGVQLFSKNDVLHSLKTTRGTPKVLPLAPEKDVVVLKKKNQPKGKYKATLKVRKSLDLPVKKGDHFGWIVITNNGQEVTKVRLEATKPVKRANILELFERSFRNLTSFQKF, translated from the coding sequence ATGAAACGATTACTCAGCTTACTAATAGCGATCACTGTTTTAGGAGTGATGTATACTCCAACCTACGCAAAGGCAGAGGAAACAGCTGAAGAGCTGGTAAATTCGGCGCCATCCGCTATCTTGATGGAGAAAAACAGTGGAATGACGTTATACGAAAAGCAGGCAGATAAAAAACTGCCGCCAGCCAGTATGACTAAAATTATGACCCTCCTCCTGATCATGGAGGAGCTTGAGAAAAGTAATATTTCATTAGATGAAAAAGTGAGGGTCAGTGAAAACGCAGCATCGATGGGAGGATCTCAAATATTTCTTGAAGCAGGGGAAGAGATGACTGTTAAGGACCTGATTAAGGGAATTGCCATTGCTTCGGGGAACGATGCAAGTGTGGCTATGGCTGAACGAATTGCCGGCAGTGAAAAAGCTTTCGTCAAATTAATGAATGAAAAGGCTAAAAGTCTAGGGCTGAAGAACACGCACTTTGAAAATCCAACAGGTCTTCCCGCGAAAGGACATTACAGTACGGCAAGAGACATGGCGGTGATGGCACGAGAATTATTATTACATGAGGATATTACGGAATATACGAGCACGTATGAAGACTATTTACGTAAAGGTCAGGAGAATGAATTTTGGCTCGTGAATACTAACAAACTTATTAAATCATATCCTGGCGTGGATGGTTTAAAAACGGGTTATACGGATAAGGCAAAATACTGTCTTACTGCTTCTGCGAAGAAAGGTGATCTTCATATGATTGCCGTTGTAATGGGAGCAGAAACTCCAAAGAAACGTAATGCTGATGTAACTAGCATGCTCGATTACGGATTCAGTCAGTATGAGGGAGTTCAACTTTTTTCAAAAAATGATGTGCTTCATTCACTGAAAACTACGAGAGGGACACCGAAAGTCCTGCCTTTAGCCCCTGAAAAAGATGTTGTCGTCCTAAAGAAAAAGAATCAGCCAAAAGGAAAATATAAGGCAACTCTTAAGGTGCGTAAATCACTTGATCTTCCAGTCAAGAAAGGGGATCACTTTGGATGGATTGTGATTACAAATAATGGGCAGGAAGTAACAAAAGTCCGATTAGAGGCCACAAAACCGGTCAAGCGCGCAAATATATTAGAGTTATTCGAACGATCCTTTAGAAATTTGACGAGTTTTCAGAAGTTTTAG
- a CDS encoding pyrimidine-nucleoside phosphorylase, whose product MRMYDIIVKKRDGGELTKQEIDYFIDGYTKGDIPDYQAAAFTMAIYFQGMTQAETATLTQAMVNSGETIDLSAIKGHKVDKHSTGGVGDKVTFIVGPLVASVGVPVAKMSGRGLGHTGGTLDKLEAIKDLKIEMEKEQFIKNVNEHKLAVAGQTGNLAPADKKLYALRDVIGTVDSLPLIAGSIMSKKLASGADSIVLDVKTGSGAFMKTLEDSESLAREMVNIGNSLGRNTVAVISDMNQPLGFEVGNANEIREAAEILQGKKVEDLRNLSLELASHMTVLAEIFASYEEAYETLEQNLENGKAFEAFRSFIEAQNGDLSMVDDLTNLPTSSHHIEVTADQDGYIAEIDAESIGVAAMYLGAGRSTKDDLINHGVGITLKKKIGDAIKAGETLVVLHSDDENPDSSIEKVKQAYIISNEKVEAPRLIHKVIK is encoded by the coding sequence ATGAGAATGTACGACATCATTGTGAAAAAAAGAGACGGTGGAGAGTTAACGAAGCAGGAGATTGATTATTTTATTGATGGCTACACAAAAGGTGACATTCCTGACTATCAGGCGGCTGCTTTTACGATGGCCATTTATTTTCAAGGGATGACACAAGCGGAGACCGCCACCTTAACTCAGGCAATGGTCAATTCCGGGGAAACCATTGACCTCTCAGCGATAAAGGGCCATAAGGTTGATAAACACTCTACTGGAGGTGTCGGTGATAAAGTGACATTTATTGTCGGCCCGCTCGTAGCCTCAGTAGGGGTGCCCGTAGCTAAAATGTCGGGGCGCGGGCTTGGTCACACAGGGGGGACCCTTGATAAATTGGAAGCCATTAAGGATCTCAAAATTGAAATGGAAAAGGAACAATTTATTAAAAACGTCAATGAACATAAGTTAGCTGTGGCTGGTCAAACAGGAAACCTTGCGCCTGCTGATAAAAAGTTATATGCGCTCAGAGACGTTATAGGCACTGTTGATTCATTGCCCCTCATTGCCGGCTCAATCATGAGTAAAAAGTTGGCTTCCGGGGCAGACAGCATTGTGCTCGACGTAAAAACAGGCAGTGGTGCGTTTATGAAAACTCTTGAAGACTCTGAATCACTTGCTCGTGAAATGGTGAATATCGGTAACAGTCTCGGCAGAAATACGGTTGCTGTAATCAGTGATATGAACCAGCCGCTTGGATTCGAAGTGGGGAATGCCAACGAAATCAGAGAAGCTGCTGAAATCCTGCAAGGTAAAAAGGTAGAAGATTTAAGAAATCTGTCACTGGAACTGGCTTCACATATGACGGTTCTCGCTGAAATTTTCGCAAGTTACGAAGAGGCGTACGAGACACTTGAACAGAATCTTGAAAATGGTAAAGCATTTGAGGCCTTTAGAAGCTTTATTGAAGCCCAAAATGGTGATCTGTCCATGGTGGATGACTTAACAAACCTGCCAACTTCCTCGCACCATATTGAAGTGACGGCAGATCAGGATGGGTATATCGCTGAAATTGATGCAGAGTCTATAGGTGTAGCAGCCATGTATCTGGGGGCTGGACGGTCTACAAAGGACGATTTGATCAATCACGGTGTCGGAATTACACTCAAGAAAAAAATAGGTGACGCAATAAAGGCGGGCGAAACATTAGTCGTACTTCATAGTGATGATGAGAACCCCGATTCCTCCATCGAAAAAGTTAAACAAGCCTATATAATCTCGAATGAAAAAGTAGAAGCTCCTCGATTGATTCATAAAGTTATTAAATAA
- a CDS encoding purine-nucleoside phosphorylase, with translation MRQQSQEAAAFIQEKVEVEPTVGLILGSGLGVLADEIENPVMIQYKEIPHFPESTVSGHKGQLVIGKLEGRQVIAMQGRFHYYEGYDMKQVTFPVRVMKELGVETLFVTNAAGGVNESFEAGNLMVITDHINNMGDNPLMGVNDEELGPRFPDMSEAYDRALIHHAEQSAERLSLNIQKGVYVGNTGPAYETAAEVRMIRTLGGDAVGMSTVPEVIVANHMGIRVLGISCISNMAAGILDQPLTHDEVIETTGKVREDFLGFVKDLLKTLPA, from the coding sequence ATGAGACAACAAAGTCAAGAAGCAGCAGCATTTATCCAGGAGAAAGTAGAGGTTGAGCCGACAGTAGGACTGATCTTAGGCTCAGGCTTAGGCGTACTTGCCGATGAAATAGAAAATCCTGTCATGATCCAATATAAAGAGATCCCGCATTTCCCAGAATCAACCGTGTCCGGTCACAAAGGACAGCTAGTCATTGGCAAGCTTGAGGGCCGCCAAGTCATCGCCATGCAGGGGCGTTTTCATTATTATGAGGGCTATGACATGAAGCAAGTAACATTCCCGGTTCGCGTCATGAAGGAATTAGGAGTGGAAACGTTGTTTGTGACGAACGCTGCTGGAGGAGTGAATGAATCATTTGAGGCGGGTAATCTTATGGTCATCACCGATCACATCAACAACATGGGAGACAACCCTTTAATGGGTGTGAATGATGAAGAACTAGGCCCTCGTTTTCCTGACATGTCCGAAGCTTACGACCGTGCATTAATTCATCATGCTGAACAAAGTGCTGAACGGCTTAGTTTGAACATTCAAAAAGGAGTTTACGTGGGAAATACCGGGCCTGCTTACGAAACAGCGGCTGAAGTACGGATGATTCGTACTCTTGGAGGGGACGCAGTTGGTATGTCAACCGTCCCGGAAGTTATTGTAGCGAATCATATGGGTATCCGTGTTCTTGGAATCTCCTGTATCTCAAATATGGCTGCAGGGATCTTAGATCAGCCTCTAACACATGATGAAGTAATTGAAACAACTGGCAAAGTAAGAGAGGACTTTCTTGGGTTTGTAAAAGATTTACTTAAAACATTACCAGCATAA
- the deoB gene encoding phosphopentomutase produces the protein MKSFKRVFLIVMDSVGIGEAPDADKFNDKGAHTLGHIAGHMNGLTMPNMEKLGLGNIAPVHGIKQVEDSSAHYTTMVEASHGKDTMTGHWEIMGLYIDQPFRTFPDGFPDELLQKIKTKTGRGIVGNKPASGTEIIKELGEHHMDTGDLIAYTSADSVLQIAAHEDVVPLEELYEICEYARELTKAEEYMVGRVIARPFTGKPGDFERTSNRHDYALKPFGRTVMNEMADADLDVIALGKISDIYDGEGVTEAIRTKHNMDGMDQLVASMDQDFTGLNFLNLVDFDAKFGHRRDPQGYGEALEAYDARLPEVLDRLNDEDLLIITADHGNDPIHHGTDHTRELVPLLVYHNGINKGNELEQRETFADIGATIAENFSVEMPKYGKSFLKNIQ, from the coding sequence ATGAAATCATTTAAAAGGGTATTTTTGATTGTGATGGATTCAGTTGGTATTGGAGAAGCACCTGACGCTGACAAATTCAACGATAAAGGGGCCCATACTCTTGGGCACATTGCCGGACATATGAACGGATTGACGATGCCGAATATGGAGAAACTGGGGCTTGGTAACATTGCACCGGTTCATGGAATTAAACAAGTGGAGGACTCTTCCGCACACTATACGACTATGGTGGAAGCCTCACACGGTAAAGACACGATGACTGGCCATTGGGAGATTATGGGGCTATACATCGATCAGCCTTTTCGTACTTTTCCAGACGGATTTCCTGATGAATTGCTCCAAAAGATCAAGACAAAAACAGGACGCGGGATCGTGGGGAATAAACCAGCTTCAGGCACCGAGATTATCAAAGAACTAGGGGAGCACCATATGGATACAGGAGATCTAATCGCTTACACATCTGCTGATTCTGTTCTGCAAATTGCAGCCCATGAAGATGTAGTTCCTTTAGAAGAGCTCTATGAAATTTGCGAGTATGCTCGTGAATTGACGAAGGCTGAAGAATATATGGTAGGGCGAGTGATCGCACGACCATTCACCGGTAAACCTGGAGATTTTGAAAGAACGTCAAATCGTCATGATTATGCTTTAAAACCATTTGGAAGAACCGTTATGAATGAGATGGCTGACGCTGATTTAGATGTTATTGCATTGGGTAAAATTTCTGATATTTATGATGGAGAAGGTGTCACAGAGGCGATTCGCACGAAACATAACATGGACGGCATGGACCAGTTGGTTGCATCTATGGACCAGGACTTTACTGGTTTAAACTTTTTGAACCTCGTGGATTTCGATGCGAAGTTTGGCCATCGTCGTGACCCTCAAGGCTATGGCGAAGCACTTGAGGCCTACGATGCACGGCTGCCGGAAGTGCTCGATAGGCTTAATGATGAAGACTTATTAATTATTACAGCCGATCATGGTAATGATCCAATTCATCATGGCACCGACCACACGAGAGAACTAGTACCATTGCTTGTCTATCACAATGGCATAAACAAGGGGAATGAACTTGAACAACGCGAGACGTTTGCTGATATCGGTGCTACGATCGCAGAAAACTTTTCAGTTGAAATGCCGAAGTACGGAAAAAGTTTCTTAAAAAATATTCAGTAG
- the xerD gene encoding site-specific tyrosine recombinase XerD has translation MKFALEDFYHFLTVERGLSPNTIQSYQRDLQQYQNFLQTKESISDWDYVSRAHIMKYLYELNDKGRSAATLARLLSSIRLFHQFLVREKVSNQDPSLHIETPKKERRLPKVLSSEDVEKLLNIRSNDPLSARNKAMLEMLYATGLRVTELITLKVSDLHLTMGFVRCMGKGSKERIIPLGDLAKEAVERYLNGSRGKLVKHKKVEELFVNHHGNPLSRQGFWKILKAVAVEAGINKEITPHTLRHSFATHLLENGADLRAVQEMLGHADISTTQIYTHVTKSRLKDVYRSFHPRA, from the coding sequence ATGAAGTTTGCTTTGGAGGATTTCTATCACTTTTTAACCGTAGAACGAGGTTTATCGCCAAATACTATCCAGTCTTATCAACGGGATTTACAACAATATCAAAACTTTTTACAAACGAAGGAAAGCATAAGTGATTGGGATTATGTTTCTCGTGCTCACATTATGAAATACCTGTATGAATTAAATGATAAGGGCCGTTCGGCTGCTACATTAGCCCGTCTGCTTTCTTCGATTCGCCTTTTTCATCAGTTCCTGGTTAGGGAAAAAGTGTCTAATCAAGATCCGAGTTTACATATAGAGACACCGAAGAAGGAACGCAGGCTGCCGAAAGTTCTCTCTTCTGAGGATGTCGAAAAGCTTTTAAATATAAGATCAAATGATCCGCTCTCAGCCCGGAATAAGGCAATGCTTGAAATGCTTTATGCAACAGGATTGCGTGTCACCGAGCTGATCACGTTAAAAGTAAGCGACCTGCATTTAACTATGGGGTTTGTTCGTTGCATGGGAAAAGGATCTAAGGAGAGAATTATTCCGCTTGGCGATCTCGCCAAAGAAGCTGTAGAAAGATACTTGAATGGTTCGCGAGGGAAATTGGTAAAACACAAAAAGGTTGAGGAGTTGTTTGTCAACCATCACGGGAATCCGTTGTCAAGGCAGGGTTTTTGGAAAATATTGAAAGCGGTTGCTGTTGAAGCGGGAATCAATAAAGAGATCACTCCGCACACCTTACGCCATTCCTTTGCTACTCATTTGTTAGAAAACGGGGCAGATTTACGCGCAGTTCAGGAAATGCTTGGACATGCCGATATTTCCACGACTCAAATTTATACACACGTAACCAAATCACGGCTTAAAGATGTTTATCGCTCGTTTCATCCACGAGCGTAA
- a CDS encoding YqzK family protein — MSKIKRSLQDLIKVLIVFTVCTCVFYAAIRMIHQEYERQHRYDPPDGSAVKVVSPLDSEWTDRLSIFFRLGE; from the coding sequence ATGTCTAAAATCAAACGCAGTCTTCAGGACTTAATAAAGGTCCTTATCGTTTTTACTGTATGTACCTGTGTTTTTTACGCAGCCATACGAATGATACATCAAGAGTATGAGCGGCAGCATCGTTATGACCCGCCTGATGGTTCAGCTGTCAAAGTTGTCAGTCCACTAGATTCAGAATGGACGGATCGTCTTTCAATTTTCTTTCGACTAGGGGAGTAA
- a CDS encoding Fur family transcriptional regulator, with product MEHRIERIKKQLHSQSYKLTPQREATVRVLLENEEDHLSAEDVYLLVKEKAPEIGLATVYRTLELLSELKVVDKINFGDGVSRYDLRKEGAEHFHHHLVCIECGSVEEIEEDLLGDVEKLIEGQWNFQVKDHRLTFHGICRVCQKAAIPANSSS from the coding sequence ATGGAGCATCGCATTGAACGCATAAAGAAGCAATTGCATTCCCAAAGTTATAAATTGACACCACAACGTGAGGCCACGGTGAGAGTGCTTCTAGAAAATGAAGAAGACCATTTAAGTGCCGAAGACGTTTACCTCCTCGTAAAAGAGAAAGCGCCTGAGATTGGTCTTGCTACGGTATATCGTACCCTAGAATTGCTTTCTGAGCTTAAAGTTGTGGATAAAATAAACTTTGGTGACGGGGTATCACGCTATGATCTTCGTAAAGAAGGGGCTGAGCATTTTCATCATCATCTCGTCTGTATTGAATGTGGATCCGTAGAGGAAATTGAGGAGGATCTATTAGGTGATGTAGAGAAGCTGATAGAGGGACAATGGAATTTCCAAGTTAAAGACCATCGCCTGACTTTTCATGGGATTTGTCGTGTCTGTCAAAAAGCAGCCATTCCAGCAAACAGTTCTTCGTAA
- the spoIIM gene encoding stage II sporulation protein M translates to MVRKDVNNHMSIFVFIFVLFIMGMIFGAVIVNSMNFVQKQDLFFYLKQFFEQMIGTEGQSKTTLLRDSILYHIKYMLLLFLLGISIVGMPIITVLLFIKGLVVGFSVGFLVNQMGWYGLLLSSASIAPQNLLVIPVYLTAGALALIFSLTLCKQLFIRRVHQPIIQAFARYSAMFGVLLVILMGASIVEVFIANPILEVVVKWIYN, encoded by the coding sequence ATGGTAAGAAAAGATGTTAATAATCATATGAGTATATTCGTGTTTATTTTCGTTCTATTCATTATGGGTATGATCTTTGGTGCTGTAATTGTTAACAGTATGAATTTTGTCCAAAAACAGGACTTATTCTTTTATCTAAAGCAATTTTTTGAGCAAATGATAGGGACAGAAGGACAATCCAAAACGACACTGCTAAGAGACAGTATCCTCTATCATATTAAATATATGCTGTTACTTTTTTTGCTTGGGATTTCTATCGTTGGCATGCCGATCATTACAGTGCTTTTGTTTATTAAAGGTCTTGTCGTTGGGTTTTCTGTAGGGTTTCTCGTCAATCAAATGGGTTGGTATGGATTACTGCTCTCCTCAGCTTCCATTGCTCCGCAAAATTTATTGGTTATTCCTGTCTATTTAACAGCAGGGGCCCTGGCGCTGATTTTTTCACTAACATTGTGCAAGCAATTGTTTATCCGTCGGGTCCATCAACCGATAATCCAGGCGTTCGCACGCTATAGTGCCATGTTTGGTGTACTTTTAGTAATCTTAATGGGGGCTTCGATTGTGGAAGTATTTATTGCTAATCCCATTCTTGAAGTAGTGGTAAAATGGATTTACAACTAA
- a CDS encoding endonuclease Q family protein has product MSLQKCFADLHVHVGSDWNGNPVKITGSKSLTITAILEEASRRKGLDIVGVIDAHVPAVQEELTHLISEGRAEELEDGGIRFEETVLVLGSEVEIYDAACSGPVHVLCYFPSLVKMKAFTEWLSYKMTNINLSSQRFYGTGRELQEYVHSQGGWFIPAHVFTPFKSMYGKGVKKSLKEVFHPDLIDGVELGLSSDSNMADRIEELHDYPFVTNSDAHSAIRLAREYQLVEVGASSFSEFGKALHQSGGRGIRKNFGMNPKLGKYHRTVCAACFHPGSPADHVCEACGSRKMVKGVADRIEELSGGTSDAPARPEYIYQVPLDYLPGVGKKTYGRILDAFGTEMTIIHKTSFEEMIEVIPRHVAASIIAMRTGELTIVEGGGGVYGKVQPKLS; this is encoded by the coding sequence ATGAGCTTACAAAAATGTTTTGCCGACCTCCATGTCCATGTAGGTAGTGATTGGAACGGAAATCCAGTAAAAATTACCGGATCAAAATCATTGACAATCACAGCTATCCTAGAAGAAGCCAGTCGAAGGAAAGGGCTGGATATTGTGGGCGTGATCGATGCCCATGTTCCGGCTGTCCAGGAGGAACTCACTCATCTGATAAGCGAGGGCCGGGCGGAAGAACTTGAAGATGGCGGGATTCGTTTTGAAGAAACTGTGTTGGTTCTCGGTTCCGAAGTTGAAATTTATGATGCTGCCTGCAGTGGTCCGGTTCACGTGCTTTGTTATTTTCCATCTCTTGTGAAAATGAAGGCATTTACAGAGTGGTTGTCCTATAAGATGACAAATATTAATTTAAGTTCACAGCGATTCTACGGGACAGGGCGGGAACTGCAAGAATATGTTCATTCTCAAGGAGGCTGGTTCATTCCCGCTCATGTATTCACTCCGTTTAAGAGTATGTATGGCAAAGGGGTAAAGAAAAGTTTGAAGGAAGTCTTTCATCCTGATCTTATTGATGGAGTTGAACTGGGTCTGAGTTCCGATTCCAACATGGCAGACCGAATTGAAGAACTTCATGACTATCCTTTTGTTACAAATTCAGATGCCCATTCGGCGATTAGACTGGCACGCGAATATCAGCTCGTTGAGGTAGGGGCCTCCTCTTTTTCAGAATTTGGCAAAGCACTACACCAGTCCGGTGGCAGAGGAATTAGAAAAAATTTTGGCATGAACCCTAAATTGGGCAAATATCACAGGACAGTTTGCGCTGCCTGCTTTCATCCCGGTTCTCCTGCTGACCATGTTTGTGAAGCATGTGGATCGAGAAAGATGGTGAAAGGCGTAGCTGATCGAATTGAAGAATTGAGCGGTGGGACTAGTGATGCTCCAGCTCGTCCTGAATATATTTATCAAGTTCCTTTGGATTATCTTCCAGGAGTTGGCAAGAAGACTTATGGGAGAATACTGGATGCCTTCGGGACCGAAATGACTATCATTCATAAAACAAGTTTCGAGGAAATGATAGAGGTCATACCCCGGCATGTAGCAGCTTCAATCATCGCAATGAGAACAGGTGAACTGACTATAGTAGAAGGGGGAGGAGGCGTGTACGGAAAAGTACAGCCAAAACTCTCGTAA
- a CDS encoding NUDIX hydrolase: MSKFEEKTNHTEIIYKGKIIQLQVDTVTLPDGQTSKRELIKHPGAVAIIALTDEGKIVFVEQYRKALEKSILEIPAGKLESGEKPEVTALRELEEETGYTTDRLNLITSFYTSPGFADELVHLYYTDQLKPLKEAASLDEDEFVEMQELTLEEAEQLASMHRIHDAKTAYALLYLSLKGNAK; this comes from the coding sequence TTGAGTAAATTTGAAGAAAAAACAAATCATACAGAAATTATTTATAAAGGTAAGATTATTCAGTTGCAAGTTGATACAGTTACTTTACCCGATGGACAAACATCCAAACGGGAGTTAATCAAACATCCAGGGGCTGTAGCTATTATAGCTTTGACGGATGAGGGGAAAATTGTGTTTGTGGAGCAATACCGTAAAGCCCTGGAAAAAAGTATTTTAGAAATCCCCGCAGGGAAACTTGAGAGTGGGGAAAAGCCAGAAGTAACCGCCTTACGAGAATTAGAGGAAGAAACAGGTTACACGACAGATCGACTTAACTTAATTACCTCTTTCTATACTTCACCTGGATTTGCAGATGAGCTTGTACATCTCTATTATACAGATCAATTGAAGCCGCTTAAAGAAGCAGCCTCTTTAGATGAGGATGAGTTTGTTGAAATGCAGGAACTAACACTAGAGGAAGCGGAACAGCTTGCAAGTATGCACCGAATCCATGATGCGAAGACAGCTTATGCATTACTCTATTTAAGCTTGAAAGGAAATGCTAAATGA
- a CDS encoding aldo/keto reductase, with the protein MNKRQLGASNLYVSEISLGGMSFGKDKRQAKSIIDRALEAGVNYIDTADLYDFGMNEEIIGDAIQGRREDLLVGTKVGNNFKRGEEGWSWDPSKAHIKTAVKDSLQRLKTDYIDLYQLHGGTIDDPIDETIEAFEELKQEGLIREYGISSIRPNVIREYVEKSNIVSVMMQYNALDRRPEEGILDLLKDNQISVLARGPLAKGILSSKGVEVAQQKAKDGFLDYSQEEVLTITEKWQQMADVKRPSSALALEYILYHPAVATAVFGASSLEQLNDNLNYLDAVPLTEQLYEAIHGLTKPITYQNHR; encoded by the coding sequence ATGAATAAACGTCAGTTAGGAGCATCCAATTTATATGTTTCAGAAATCAGCTTAGGCGGTATGTCCTTTGGGAAGGATAAACGACAAGCGAAATCCATTATAGACCGGGCTTTGGAAGCAGGGGTCAATTATATAGATACAGCTGACCTTTATGACTTCGGCATGAATGAAGAAATTATAGGTGACGCCATTCAAGGCCGCAGGGAAGACTTGCTCGTTGGAACAAAAGTCGGAAATAATTTCAAGCGAGGAGAAGAAGGCTGGTCGTGGGACCCATCAAAAGCCCATATAAAAACAGCCGTCAAAGATAGTTTGCAACGGTTAAAAACAGATTATATTGATCTGTACCAGCTTCACGGCGGAACCATCGATGACCCAATTGATGAAACGATTGAAGCGTTTGAAGAGTTAAAACAAGAAGGGCTGATTCGTGAATACGGTATTTCTTCCATTCGACCAAATGTCATCCGTGAGTATGTAGAGAAATCGAACATCGTCAGCGTCATGATGCAGTATAACGCCTTAGACAGAAGGCCTGAAGAAGGGATTCTCGATCTGTTAAAAGATAATCAGATTAGTGTATTAGCACGAGGTCCGCTAGCGAAAGGCATACTTTCCTCTAAAGGAGTAGAAGTGGCCCAACAGAAAGCTAAAGACGGCTTTCTAGATTACAGCCAAGAGGAAGTACTCACAATTACAGAGAAATGGCAGCAGATGGCGGATGTTAAGCGTCCATCTTCCGCTCTCGCCCTGGAGTACATTCTATACCACCCGGCCGTCGCCACGGCTGTATTTGGCGCAAGTTCCTTGGAGCAGTTGAACGACAACCTGAACTACCTTGATGCTGTGCCACTCACTGAACAATTGTACGAGGCCATTCACGGTTTGACAAAGCCTATTACCTATCAAAATCATCGTTAA
- a CDS encoding iron-sulfur cluster biosynthesis family protein — protein MKLTITNAANEQLNLLQDENHSFLRLFYDTEGLGCGVNGQPTIRLTDTMFKDSDKAVENEKFNVIIDRQQSTFFKPEMKLDFTSKGFFRLSSPEGVLNPIIPTGTIKNEVPL, from the coding sequence GTGAAGTTAACGATAACGAATGCTGCAAATGAGCAGCTTAATCTGTTACAAGATGAAAATCATTCTTTCCTGAGATTGTTTTATGATACGGAGGGGTTAGGCTGCGGGGTAAACGGACAGCCAACCATCAGGTTAACGGATACCATGTTTAAAGATAGCGATAAAGCGGTTGAGAATGAAAAATTCAATGTAATTATTGACCGACAGCAGTCTACGTTTTTTAAACCTGAGATGAAATTGGATTTCACAAGCAAAGGCTTCTTCCGTTTAAGCAGCCCTGAAGGAGTATTGAATCCGATAATCCCAACCGGTACGATCAAAAACGAGGTGCCGTTATGA